One window from the genome of Magnolia sinica isolate HGM2019 chromosome 4, MsV1, whole genome shotgun sequence encodes:
- the LOC131244591 gene encoding uncharacterized protein LOC131244591, giving the protein MAAAAATAAALMMAHHHHHHLLRPAFPFLPKLLHQSSSFLLTLPTSFRRRFFCTRSSLTHPHISSSVVDDFQVEAEYEDADTEQPQPQEEETTAAAAAAITDSIRRTIVVPVAASSSSSSSLPLPNLSIKEKKELASYAHSLGKKLKCQQVGKSGITPSVAAAFVENLESNELLKVNPLTNLSVMHSCI; this is encoded by the coding sequence atggcagcagcagcagcaacagcagcagctctgatgatggcccaccaccaccatcatcatctccTGAGACCTGCATTTCCCTTCCTTCCCAAGCTTCTCCATCAGTCTTCCTCTTTCTTACTTACTCTCCCCACCTCATTCCGTCGCCGTTTCTTCTGCACTCGCTCTTCTCTCACTCACCCTCACATCTCTTCTTCCGTCGTTGATGACTTTCAAGTCGAGGCCGAGTACGAGGACGCGGACACCGAacaaccacaaccacaagaagaggaaacaacagcagcagcagcagcagcgatcACAGATTCCATCAGAAGAACTATAGTAGTGCCCGTTgccgcttcttcttcttcttcttcgtcgttGCCACTGCCGAACCTTAGCATTAAGGAAAAGAAAGAACTGGCCTCGTACGCCCACAGCCTCGGGAAGAAGCTCAAATGCCAACAGGTCGGCAAGTCCGGCATCACTCCGTCAGTTGCAGCGGCTTTCGTCGAGAACCTTGAGTCCAACGAGCTCTTGAAGGTAAACCCTCTCACTAATTTGAGTGTCATGCATTCATGTATTTGA